A window of Solanum stenotomum isolate F172 chromosome 3, ASM1918654v1, whole genome shotgun sequence contains these coding sequences:
- the LOC125857427 gene encoding protein PHOTOPERIOD-INDEPENDENT EARLY FLOWERING 1 isoform X1, translated as MASKGYKCKPDHETRVRRQKGLEAPKEPQRPKTHWDHVLEEMVWLSKDFESERKWKLTQAKKVAIRASKGMLDQATRGEKRVKEEEQRLRKVALNISKDIKKFWLKIEKLVLYKHQLEVDEKKKKTLDKQLEFLLGQTERYSTMLAENLVSSPSTCKRTNSLPAPEAFRIQCKEGSEGDVTNRDCVGKYLQPLSTGSDIDDDFGVQSEDEMEDDEHTIEEDEAIITKEEREEELAALQNEMDLPLEELLKRYAIGEASRDCSPEKSGADVTVSSGKGRDKCRDVDVAIETDKGCSPEISGRRSVESNGVLSVPNNYCSDLGKDKLRSPRKKYQEFNQINLLDDFNDEQDDDDYVLAVGEDKGYNMDDETTLLEEEELANAEANDAADEIALLQKESELPLDELLARYKEDFDTDEDAVDDSESYASASDDLLESPAHNESEPIQVNDGPCDVLPTTVAENEEKEVESVDKTGEERQSEDIIADAAAAARSAQPTGSTFSTTKVRTKFPFLLKFPLREYQHIGLDWLVTMYEKKLNGILADEMGLGKTIMTIALLAHLACEKGIWGPHLIVVPTSVMLNWETEFLKWCPAFKILTYFGSAKERKIKRQGWLKPNSFHICITTYRLVIQDSKVFKRKKWRYLILDEAHLIKNWKSQRWQTLLNFNSKRRILLTGTPLQNDLMELWSLMHFLMPHIFQSHQEFKDWFCNPISGMVEGQEKVNKEVVDRLHNVLRPFILRRLKRDVEKQLPSKHEHVIYCKLSRRQRNLYEDFIASSETQATLASSNFFGMISVIMQLRKVCNHPDLFEGRPIVSSFDMSGIDMHLSSSICSMLSPGIFSTVNLGALGLLFTHLDFSMTSWESNDVQSIATPSSLIEGRVSLIHGEETSQGLKRNKKFHGTNIFEEIQKALAEERLREAKERAAAIARWNSIKCKQKPVYSTSLREIVTVKHPVHGIYCQKSNPLSFLYSARLAESILTPVERFQQMVDQVETFMFAIPAARSPAPACWCSKPGTSVFFSPTFKETCSEVLSPLLTPFRPAIVRRQVYFPDRRLIQFDCGKLQELAGLLRRLKSEGHRALIFTQMTKMLDVLEAFINLYGYTYMRLDGSTPPEERQTLMQRFNTNPKIFLFILSTRSGGVGINLVGADTVIFYDSDWNPAMDQQAQDRCHRIGQTREVHIYRLISESTIEENILKKANQKRALDDLVIQSGSYNTEFFKKLDPMELFSGHRTVSLKNIEVEKNSNVTEVQLSNADVEAALQNVEDEADYMALKKVEEEEAVDNQEFTEEAIVRLEDDELGNDDETKADEPGDHEAPVTTSSKELVAVSNVSNPLKEQAITFAGKEDDIDMLADVKQMAAAAAAAGQAILSFESQLRPIDRYAVRFLELWDPIIDKTAIESQGHFEETEWELDRIERLKEDMEAEIDDDEEPLVYERWDTDLATEVYRQQVETLAKHQLKEELEAEAKEKELAEYENSMGHTSSVPKTKSKKKAKKTKFKSLKKGGLASERQALKEESSIELMPIDDDNLSSEPVTTPDSAQERKRKLPRYDEDVKGAKKSKKMKKSSEVSSLVIHSTYHGKRQVESKELKQYDVGTMNIELRPISRSKMGGKILISPMPVKRVFSIKSERPIRKGKTWSKDYFPSADSWLQQEDAVLCASVHEYGPHWSLVSDILYGMTAGGAYRGRYRHPLHCCERFRELIQRYVLSAADNVNDRSNNTGSIKGLLKVTEENVRLVLDIASEIPDHEPLVQTHFFALLSSVWKVQKSLTNTFSSSQNGFFHSGSLFSPIMNHVSTNYSMGPPVRRFSNSSVCTKLVAVALSDQQSAQSDERVRICDQREEASFPSEHLDITLEFGAEKDDKTIPLLHPITVKILGPESSLFPRMTTAEHHHFKSSQIMAENRFWAASSSEGCLDWASLAFPIGDAKSRTPLKSQFLGKHKPSDSVKVSKSKSRKILMESSDVGHTKDLLFPPMPYVSDDSCPTADVGFSFLTESGNDFKDRTLLDLNPVFNAGSEDVLCHEYVPEFILGLDDWSVFPEFTDIG; from the exons GTACTCAACAATGCTTGCAGAGAATCTTGTAAGTTCACCAAGTACTTGCAAACGAACCAATTCTTTGCCTGCACCAGAAGCATTTAGAATCCAGTGTAAAGAAGGGAGTGAAGGGGATGTAACAAATCGTGACTGTGTTGGAAAATATCTTC AACCTCTTTCAACTGGTAGTGATATTGATGACGACTTTGGCGTGCAATCTGAAGACGAAATG GAAGATGACGAGCATACCATTGAAGAAGATGAGGCTATTATAACTAAAGAAGAAAGGGAAGAAGAGTTGGCTGCTTTACAAAATGAAATGGATCTACCTCTTGAAGAGCTCCTTAAGCGTTATGCAATTGGGGAAG CTAGCAGAGACTGCAGCCCCGAGAAGAGTGGTGCAGATGTTACAGTCAGTTCTGGCAAGGGCAGGGATAAAT GTAGAGATGTTGATGTTGCTATTGAAACCGACAAAGGCTGCTCACCTGAAATTTCTGGTCGTCGTTCT GTTGAAAGTAATGGGGTCTTATCAGTTCCAAATAATTATTGTTCTGACCTAGGGAAAGACAAGCTAAGAAGTCCTCGAAAGAAGTATCAGGAGTTCAACCAAATTAATTTGTTGGATGACTTTAATGATGAACAG gatgatgatgattatgTCCTTGCTGTTGGTGAAGATAAAGGATACAATATG GATGATGAAACAACTTTGTTAGAGGAGGAGGAGTTGGCAAATGCAGAGGCAAATGATGCTGCTGATGAG ATTGCGCTGTTGCAAAAGGAGAGCGAACTTCCTTTAGATGAGCTCCTTGCTAGGTATAAAGAG GATTTTGATACTGATGAAGATGCTGTCGATGATTCTGAATCATATGCGTCTGCTTCTGATGATCTCCTGGAATCACCAGCACACAATGAATCTGAACCCATTCAAGTAAATGATGGACCGTGTGATGTACTGCCCACTACAGTCGCTGAGAAcgaagaaaaagaagttgaaagTGTGGATAAAACAGGGGAAGAAAGGCAGAGTGAGGATATAATTGCTGATGCAGCAGCTGCTGCCAGATCCGCACAACCAACGGGTAGCACCTTCTCAACAACCAAAGTGCGGACTAAGTTCCCCTTCCTTCTAAAATTTCCCCTTCGTGAGTATCAACATATTGGTTTGGATTGGCTTGTGACCATGTATGAGAAGAAACTTAATGGAATCCTAGCAGATGAAATGGGTTTGGGGAAGACTATCATGACAATTGCTCTTCTTGCTCACCTAGCATGTGAAAAAGGAATATGGGGTCCTCATCTTATTGTTGTCCCAACTAGTGTCATGCTAAACTGGGAGACTGAGTTTCTTAAATGGTGTCCTGCTTTCAAAATCTTGACATATTTTGGCAGTGCTAAAGAGCGAAAGATTAAAAGGCAAGGCTGGTTGAAGCCAAACTCATTTCATATATGTATCACAACTTACAGACTCGTTATACAAGACTCCAAAGTTTTCAAGCGTAAGAAGTGGAGATACCTAATTTTAGATGAAGCTCATCTAATAAAGAATTGGAAATCGCAGAGATGGCAGACACTTCTCAACTTTAACTCAAAACGGCGTATACTTTTGACTGGTACACCATTGCAGAATGATCTCATGGAGCTGTGGTCTCTAATGCATTTCTTGATGCCTCATATTTTCCAGTCTCACCAAGAATTCAAAGATTGGTTCTGTAATCCTATTTCTGGAATGGTTGAGGGACAAGAAAAGGTTAATAAGGAAGTTGTTGATCGCTTGCATAATGTCCTTCGTCCCTTTATTCTTCGCCGTTTGAAAAGGGATGTGGAGAAGCAGCTTCCTTCAAAACATGAGCACGTAATTTATTGTAAGCTCTCAAGGAGGCAGCGTAATTTGTATGAAGACTTTATTGCTAGTTCAGAGACACAAGCCACTCTAGCTAGTTCAAACTTTTTTGGGATGATAAGTGTAATAATGCAACTTCGTAAAGTGTGCAATCATCCTGACTTATTTGAAGGACGTCCAATAGTGAGCTCCTTTGATATGAGTGGTATTGATATGCACTTGAGCTCTTCCATTTGCTCGATGCTTTCACCTGGTATATTTTCAACTGTCAACCTTGGTGCTTTGGGGTTGTTGTTTACACATCTTGATTTTTCAATGACATCTTGGGAGAGTAATGATGTTCAATCCATCGCTACTCCATCAAGCTTGATTGAGGGTCGTGTGTCTCTGATTCATGGTGAAGAAACTTCTCAAGGACTTAAACGGAATAAGAAGTTTCATGGAACAAACATATTTGAAGAGATCCAAAAGGCACTTGCTGAGGAGAGGCTGAGAGAAGCAAAGGAGAGAGCAGCAGCTATTGCACGGTGGAATTCCATAAAGTGTAAGCAGAAACCTGTATATTCTACAAGTCTTCGGGAGATTGTTACTGTGAAACATCCAGTTCATGGCATTTACTGTCAAAAAAGTAATCCCTTGTCATTTTTGTACTCCGCTAGGCTTGCGGAATCAATACTGACACCAGTTGAGAGATTCCAACAAATGGTTGATCAGGTTGAGACTTTCATGTTTGCAATCCCTGCTGCACGTTCCCCAGCACCTGCTTGCTGGTGCAGTAAACCAGGAACTTCTGTATTTTTCAGTCCAACCTTTAAAGAGACATGTTCTGAggttctttctcctcttctcacTCCTTTTCGCCCAGCCATTGTTAGAAGGCAAGTCTACTTTCCAGATAGGCGGCTTATACAATTTGACTGTGGAAAGCTGCAGGAGCTTGCAGGTTTGTTGAGGCGATTAAAATCAGAAGGTCACCGTGCATTAATTTTCACCCAAATGACAAAGATGCTTGATGTTTTAGAAGCTTTCATTAATTTGTATGGTTACACTTACATGCGTTTGGATGGTTCTACTCCGCCAGAAGAGAGACAAACTTTGATGCAACGTTTCAACACGAATCCAAAGATTTTCCTGTTTATTTTATCAACCCGTAGTGGTGGAGTTGGCATCAACTTGGTGGGTGCAGACACAGTCATCTTTTATGATAGTGACTGGAACCCAGCTATGGATCAACAAGCTCAAGATCGCTGTCATAGAATAGGCCAGACCCGTGAAGTACACATTTATCGATTGATAAGTGAGAGCACCATTGAAGagaatattttgaaaaaggCAAACCAGAAGCGTGCTCTGGATGATTTGGTTATACAGAGTGGAAGTTACAACACTGAATTCTTTAAGAAACTGGATCCAATGGAATTGTTCTCCGGCCACAGAACAGTTTCCTTAAAGAATATTGAAGTAGAGAAGAATAGCAATGTCACTGAGGTTCAGCTTTCTAATGCTGACGTGGAGGCTGCTTTGCAAAATGTAGAAGATGAGGCAGATTACATGGCTCTGAAGAAAGTTGAAGAGGAAGAGGCAGTAGACAATCAGGAGTTCACTGAAGAAGCAATTGTCAGGTTGGAAGATGATGAACTTGGTAATGATGATGAGACGAAGGCTGATGAGCCTGGTGATCATGAAGCCCCAGTTACAACATCAAGTAAAGAACTTGTGGCAGTGTCAAATGTTAGCAATCCATTAAAAGAACAAGCGATTACTTTTGCTGGTAAAGAAGATGACATTGACATGCTGGCTGATGTCAAACAGATGGCGGCAGCAGCTGCTGCTGCCGGACAAGCTATCTTGTCTTTCGAGAGTCAGCTACGTCCAATTGATCGGTATGCTGTACGTTTTCTGGAGTTATGGGACCCTATCATAGACAAGACAGCTATTGAGTCACAAGGTCATTTTGAAGAAACTGAATGGGAATTGGATAGAATTGAAAGGTTGAAGGAAGATATGGAAGCAGagattgatgatgatgaagagcCGTTAGTTTACGAGA GATGGGATACTGATTTAGCAACTGAGGTATACAGACAACAGGTTGAGACTTTGGCAAAGCATCAG TTGAAGGAGGAGCTGGAAGCTGAAGCCAAAGAGAAAGAGCTTGCGGAATATGAGAACTCCATGGG GCATACATCTTCTGTCCCAAAAACCAAGTCGAAGAAGAAGGCGAAGAAAACAAAGTTCAAATCTTTGAAAAAAGGAGGTCTAGCTTCTGAACGTCAAGCTTTGAAGGAAGAGTCTTCGATAGAGTTAATGCCCATAGATGATGATAATCTATCCAGTGAGCCAGTTACGACGCCGGATTCTGCTCAAGAGAGAAAGCGTAAACTACCAAGATATGATGAGGATGTGAAAGGTGCCAAGAAGtctaaaaaaatgaagaagtccTCTGAGGTATCTTCTCTGGTAATACATTCAACATATCATGGAAAGAGGCAGGTTGAATCTAAAGAATTGAAACAGTATGATGTTGGCACGATGAACATTGAACTCAGACCAATAAGCAGAAGCAAGATGGGAGGGAAAATCTTAATCAGTCCAATGCCTGTTAAACGAGTCTTTTCTATTAAATCAGAAAGGCCAATTAGGAAAGGTAAAACATGGTCTAAAGATTATTTTCCATCAGCTGATTCATGGTTGCAACAAGAAGATGCTGTACTTTGTGCTTCTGTTCATGAGTATGGTCCTCACTGGAGCTTGGTGAGTGATATCTTGTATGGAATGACTGCTGGCGGTGCTTATAGAGGAAGATATCGTCACCCTCTTCATTGTTGTGAGAGATTTAGGGAACTCATACAGAGATATGTGTTATCTGCTGCAGACAATGTAAATGATAGATCCAACAATACTGGTTCTATAAAAGGTCTTCTCAAAGTGACTGAG GAAAATGTCCGACTGGTGTTGGATATTGCATCAGAGATTCCAGATCATGAGCCACTTGTTCAAACACATTTCTTTGCCCTTCTTTCCTCTGTGTGGAAAGTGCAGAAAAGTCTCACAAATACGTTCTCATCTTCCCAGAATGGATTCTTTCATTCTGGAAGTTTATTTTCACCAATTATGAACCATGTTTCGACGAATTACTCAATGGGTCCACCGGTAAGGAGATTTTCTAATTCAAGTGTATGCACCAAGTTAGTAGCAGTTGCTCTTTCTGATCAGCAGAGTGCACAAAGTGATGAGAGAGTCCGCATCTGTGACCAGAGAGAAGAAGCTTCTTTTCCTTCTGAGCATTTGGATATTACACTGGAATTTGGGGCAGAGAAAGATGATAAGACAATTCCCTTGCTACATCCCATAACTGTCAAAATACTTGGTCCTGAATCTTCATTGTTTCCAAGAATGACAACAGCTGAGCATCATCATTTCAAGTCTTCCCAGATTATGGCTGAAAACCGATTCTG ggCTGCATCAAGTAGTGAAGGTTGTTTGGATTGGGCTTCCCTTGCTTTTCCTATTGGGGATGCCAAGTCACGTACTCCGTTGAAATCACAATTTTTGGGGAAGCATAAGCCCTCTGATTCGGTGAAGGTGTCGAAATCTAAGTCCAGAAAGATTTTAATGGAATCTAGTGATGTTGGTCATACCAAGGATCTATTGTTTCCGCCAATGCCATATGTGTCTGATGATTCCTGTCCAACAGCTGATGTGGGATTTTCATTCCTTACAGAAAGTGGAAATGATTTCAAAGATAGGACCCTGTTAGACCTAAATCCGGTATTTAATGCAGGGAGTGAGGATGTACTCTGTCATGAATATGTTCCCGAATTTATATTGGGACTTGATGATTGGTCGGTGTTTCCAGAGTTCACAGATATCGGGTAG
- the LOC125857427 gene encoding protein PHOTOPERIOD-INDEPENDENT EARLY FLOWERING 1 isoform X2, whose product MDLPLEELLKRYAIGEASRDCSPEKSGADVTVSSGKGRDKCRDVDVAIETDKGCSPEISGRRSVESNGVLSVPNNYCSDLGKDKLRSPRKKYQEFNQINLLDDFNDEQDDDDYVLAVGEDKGYNMDDETTLLEEEELANAEANDAADEIALLQKESELPLDELLARYKEDFDTDEDAVDDSESYASASDDLLESPAHNESEPIQVNDGPCDVLPTTVAENEEKEVESVDKTGEERQSEDIIADAAAAARSAQPTGSTFSTTKVRTKFPFLLKFPLREYQHIGLDWLVTMYEKKLNGILADEMGLGKTIMTIALLAHLACEKGIWGPHLIVVPTSVMLNWETEFLKWCPAFKILTYFGSAKERKIKRQGWLKPNSFHICITTYRLVIQDSKVFKRKKWRYLILDEAHLIKNWKSQRWQTLLNFNSKRRILLTGTPLQNDLMELWSLMHFLMPHIFQSHQEFKDWFCNPISGMVEGQEKVNKEVVDRLHNVLRPFILRRLKRDVEKQLPSKHEHVIYCKLSRRQRNLYEDFIASSETQATLASSNFFGMISVIMQLRKVCNHPDLFEGRPIVSSFDMSGIDMHLSSSICSMLSPGIFSTVNLGALGLLFTHLDFSMTSWESNDVQSIATPSSLIEGRVSLIHGEETSQGLKRNKKFHGTNIFEEIQKALAEERLREAKERAAAIARWNSIKCKQKPVYSTSLREIVTVKHPVHGIYCQKSNPLSFLYSARLAESILTPVERFQQMVDQVETFMFAIPAARSPAPACWCSKPGTSVFFSPTFKETCSEVLSPLLTPFRPAIVRRQVYFPDRRLIQFDCGKLQELAGLLRRLKSEGHRALIFTQMTKMLDVLEAFINLYGYTYMRLDGSTPPEERQTLMQRFNTNPKIFLFILSTRSGGVGINLVGADTVIFYDSDWNPAMDQQAQDRCHRIGQTREVHIYRLISESTIEENILKKANQKRALDDLVIQSGSYNTEFFKKLDPMELFSGHRTVSLKNIEVEKNSNVTEVQLSNADVEAALQNVEDEADYMALKKVEEEEAVDNQEFTEEAIVRLEDDELGNDDETKADEPGDHEAPVTTSSKELVAVSNVSNPLKEQAITFAGKEDDIDMLADVKQMAAAAAAAGQAILSFESQLRPIDRYAVRFLELWDPIIDKTAIESQGHFEETEWELDRIERLKEDMEAEIDDDEEPLVYERWDTDLATEVYRQQVETLAKHQLKEELEAEAKEKELAEYENSMGHTSSVPKTKSKKKAKKTKFKSLKKGGLASERQALKEESSIELMPIDDDNLSSEPVTTPDSAQERKRKLPRYDEDVKGAKKSKKMKKSSEVSSLVIHSTYHGKRQVESKELKQYDVGTMNIELRPISRSKMGGKILISPMPVKRVFSIKSERPIRKGKTWSKDYFPSADSWLQQEDAVLCASVHEYGPHWSLVSDILYGMTAGGAYRGRYRHPLHCCERFRELIQRYVLSAADNVNDRSNNTGSIKGLLKVTEENVRLVLDIASEIPDHEPLVQTHFFALLSSVWKVQKSLTNTFSSSQNGFFHSGSLFSPIMNHVSTNYSMGPPVRRFSNSSVCTKLVAVALSDQQSAQSDERVRICDQREEASFPSEHLDITLEFGAEKDDKTIPLLHPITVKILGPESSLFPRMTTAEHHHFKSSQIMAENRFWAASSSEGCLDWASLAFPIGDAKSRTPLKSQFLGKHKPSDSVKVSKSKSRKILMESSDVGHTKDLLFPPMPYVSDDSCPTADVGFSFLTESGNDFKDRTLLDLNPVFNAGSEDVLCHEYVPEFILGLDDWSVFPEFTDIG is encoded by the exons ATGGATCTACCTCTTGAAGAGCTCCTTAAGCGTTATGCAATTGGGGAAG CTAGCAGAGACTGCAGCCCCGAGAAGAGTGGTGCAGATGTTACAGTCAGTTCTGGCAAGGGCAGGGATAAAT GTAGAGATGTTGATGTTGCTATTGAAACCGACAAAGGCTGCTCACCTGAAATTTCTGGTCGTCGTTCT GTTGAAAGTAATGGGGTCTTATCAGTTCCAAATAATTATTGTTCTGACCTAGGGAAAGACAAGCTAAGAAGTCCTCGAAAGAAGTATCAGGAGTTCAACCAAATTAATTTGTTGGATGACTTTAATGATGAACAG gatgatgatgattatgTCCTTGCTGTTGGTGAAGATAAAGGATACAATATG GATGATGAAACAACTTTGTTAGAGGAGGAGGAGTTGGCAAATGCAGAGGCAAATGATGCTGCTGATGAG ATTGCGCTGTTGCAAAAGGAGAGCGAACTTCCTTTAGATGAGCTCCTTGCTAGGTATAAAGAG GATTTTGATACTGATGAAGATGCTGTCGATGATTCTGAATCATATGCGTCTGCTTCTGATGATCTCCTGGAATCACCAGCACACAATGAATCTGAACCCATTCAAGTAAATGATGGACCGTGTGATGTACTGCCCACTACAGTCGCTGAGAAcgaagaaaaagaagttgaaagTGTGGATAAAACAGGGGAAGAAAGGCAGAGTGAGGATATAATTGCTGATGCAGCAGCTGCTGCCAGATCCGCACAACCAACGGGTAGCACCTTCTCAACAACCAAAGTGCGGACTAAGTTCCCCTTCCTTCTAAAATTTCCCCTTCGTGAGTATCAACATATTGGTTTGGATTGGCTTGTGACCATGTATGAGAAGAAACTTAATGGAATCCTAGCAGATGAAATGGGTTTGGGGAAGACTATCATGACAATTGCTCTTCTTGCTCACCTAGCATGTGAAAAAGGAATATGGGGTCCTCATCTTATTGTTGTCCCAACTAGTGTCATGCTAAACTGGGAGACTGAGTTTCTTAAATGGTGTCCTGCTTTCAAAATCTTGACATATTTTGGCAGTGCTAAAGAGCGAAAGATTAAAAGGCAAGGCTGGTTGAAGCCAAACTCATTTCATATATGTATCACAACTTACAGACTCGTTATACAAGACTCCAAAGTTTTCAAGCGTAAGAAGTGGAGATACCTAATTTTAGATGAAGCTCATCTAATAAAGAATTGGAAATCGCAGAGATGGCAGACACTTCTCAACTTTAACTCAAAACGGCGTATACTTTTGACTGGTACACCATTGCAGAATGATCTCATGGAGCTGTGGTCTCTAATGCATTTCTTGATGCCTCATATTTTCCAGTCTCACCAAGAATTCAAAGATTGGTTCTGTAATCCTATTTCTGGAATGGTTGAGGGACAAGAAAAGGTTAATAAGGAAGTTGTTGATCGCTTGCATAATGTCCTTCGTCCCTTTATTCTTCGCCGTTTGAAAAGGGATGTGGAGAAGCAGCTTCCTTCAAAACATGAGCACGTAATTTATTGTAAGCTCTCAAGGAGGCAGCGTAATTTGTATGAAGACTTTATTGCTAGTTCAGAGACACAAGCCACTCTAGCTAGTTCAAACTTTTTTGGGATGATAAGTGTAATAATGCAACTTCGTAAAGTGTGCAATCATCCTGACTTATTTGAAGGACGTCCAATAGTGAGCTCCTTTGATATGAGTGGTATTGATATGCACTTGAGCTCTTCCATTTGCTCGATGCTTTCACCTGGTATATTTTCAACTGTCAACCTTGGTGCTTTGGGGTTGTTGTTTACACATCTTGATTTTTCAATGACATCTTGGGAGAGTAATGATGTTCAATCCATCGCTACTCCATCAAGCTTGATTGAGGGTCGTGTGTCTCTGATTCATGGTGAAGAAACTTCTCAAGGACTTAAACGGAATAAGAAGTTTCATGGAACAAACATATTTGAAGAGATCCAAAAGGCACTTGCTGAGGAGAGGCTGAGAGAAGCAAAGGAGAGAGCAGCAGCTATTGCACGGTGGAATTCCATAAAGTGTAAGCAGAAACCTGTATATTCTACAAGTCTTCGGGAGATTGTTACTGTGAAACATCCAGTTCATGGCATTTACTGTCAAAAAAGTAATCCCTTGTCATTTTTGTACTCCGCTAGGCTTGCGGAATCAATACTGACACCAGTTGAGAGATTCCAACAAATGGTTGATCAGGTTGAGACTTTCATGTTTGCAATCCCTGCTGCACGTTCCCCAGCACCTGCTTGCTGGTGCAGTAAACCAGGAACTTCTGTATTTTTCAGTCCAACCTTTAAAGAGACATGTTCTGAggttctttctcctcttctcacTCCTTTTCGCCCAGCCATTGTTAGAAGGCAAGTCTACTTTCCAGATAGGCGGCTTATACAATTTGACTGTGGAAAGCTGCAGGAGCTTGCAGGTTTGTTGAGGCGATTAAAATCAGAAGGTCACCGTGCATTAATTTTCACCCAAATGACAAAGATGCTTGATGTTTTAGAAGCTTTCATTAATTTGTATGGTTACACTTACATGCGTTTGGATGGTTCTACTCCGCCAGAAGAGAGACAAACTTTGATGCAACGTTTCAACACGAATCCAAAGATTTTCCTGTTTATTTTATCAACCCGTAGTGGTGGAGTTGGCATCAACTTGGTGGGTGCAGACACAGTCATCTTTTATGATAGTGACTGGAACCCAGCTATGGATCAACAAGCTCAAGATCGCTGTCATAGAATAGGCCAGACCCGTGAAGTACACATTTATCGATTGATAAGTGAGAGCACCATTGAAGagaatattttgaaaaaggCAAACCAGAAGCGTGCTCTGGATGATTTGGTTATACAGAGTGGAAGTTACAACACTGAATTCTTTAAGAAACTGGATCCAATGGAATTGTTCTCCGGCCACAGAACAGTTTCCTTAAAGAATATTGAAGTAGAGAAGAATAGCAATGTCACTGAGGTTCAGCTTTCTAATGCTGACGTGGAGGCTGCTTTGCAAAATGTAGAAGATGAGGCAGATTACATGGCTCTGAAGAAAGTTGAAGAGGAAGAGGCAGTAGACAATCAGGAGTTCACTGAAGAAGCAATTGTCAGGTTGGAAGATGATGAACTTGGTAATGATGATGAGACGAAGGCTGATGAGCCTGGTGATCATGAAGCCCCAGTTACAACATCAAGTAAAGAACTTGTGGCAGTGTCAAATGTTAGCAATCCATTAAAAGAACAAGCGATTACTTTTGCTGGTAAAGAAGATGACATTGACATGCTGGCTGATGTCAAACAGATGGCGGCAGCAGCTGCTGCTGCCGGACAAGCTATCTTGTCTTTCGAGAGTCAGCTACGTCCAATTGATCGGTATGCTGTACGTTTTCTGGAGTTATGGGACCCTATCATAGACAAGACAGCTATTGAGTCACAAGGTCATTTTGAAGAAACTGAATGGGAATTGGATAGAATTGAAAGGTTGAAGGAAGATATGGAAGCAGagattgatgatgatgaagagcCGTTAGTTTACGAGA GATGGGATACTGATTTAGCAACTGAGGTATACAGACAACAGGTTGAGACTTTGGCAAAGCATCAG TTGAAGGAGGAGCTGGAAGCTGAAGCCAAAGAGAAAGAGCTTGCGGAATATGAGAACTCCATGGG GCATACATCTTCTGTCCCAAAAACCAAGTCGAAGAAGAAGGCGAAGAAAACAAAGTTCAAATCTTTGAAAAAAGGAGGTCTAGCTTCTGAACGTCAAGCTTTGAAGGAAGAGTCTTCGATAGAGTTAATGCCCATAGATGATGATAATCTATCCAGTGAGCCAGTTACGACGCCGGATTCTGCTCAAGAGAGAAAGCGTAAACTACCAAGATATGATGAGGATGTGAAAGGTGCCAAGAAGtctaaaaaaatgaagaagtccTCTGAGGTATCTTCTCTGGTAATACATTCAACATATCATGGAAAGAGGCAGGTTGAATCTAAAGAATTGAAACAGTATGATGTTGGCACGATGAACATTGAACTCAGACCAATAAGCAGAAGCAAGATGGGAGGGAAAATCTTAATCAGTCCAATGCCTGTTAAACGAGTCTTTTCTATTAAATCAGAAAGGCCAATTAGGAAAGGTAAAACATGGTCTAAAGATTATTTTCCATCAGCTGATTCATGGTTGCAACAAGAAGATGCTGTACTTTGTGCTTCTGTTCATGAGTATGGTCCTCACTGGAGCTTGGTGAGTGATATCTTGTATGGAATGACTGCTGGCGGTGCTTATAGAGGAAGATATCGTCACCCTCTTCATTGTTGTGAGAGATTTAGGGAACTCATACAGAGATATGTGTTATCTGCTGCAGACAATGTAAATGATAGATCCAACAATACTGGTTCTATAAAAGGTCTTCTCAAAGTGACTGAG GAAAATGTCCGACTGGTGTTGGATATTGCATCAGAGATTCCAGATCATGAGCCACTTGTTCAAACACATTTCTTTGCCCTTCTTTCCTCTGTGTGGAAAGTGCAGAAAAGTCTCACAAATACGTTCTCATCTTCCCAGAATGGATTCTTTCATTCTGGAAGTTTATTTTCACCAATTATGAACCATGTTTCGACGAATTACTCAATGGGTCCACCGGTAAGGAGATTTTCTAATTCAAGTGTATGCACCAAGTTAGTAGCAGTTGCTCTTTCTGATCAGCAGAGTGCACAAAGTGATGAGAGAGTCCGCATCTGTGACCAGAGAGAAGAAGCTTCTTTTCCTTCTGAGCATTTGGATATTACACTGGAATTTGGGGCAGAGAAAGATGATAAGACAATTCCCTTGCTACATCCCATAACTGTCAAAATACTTGGTCCTGAATCTTCATTGTTTCCAAGAATGACAACAGCTGAGCATCATCATTTCAAGTCTTCCCAGATTATGGCTGAAAACCGATTCTG ggCTGCATCAAGTAGTGAAGGTTGTTTGGATTGGGCTTCCCTTGCTTTTCCTATTGGGGATGCCAAGTCACGTACTCCGTTGAAATCACAATTTTTGGGGAAGCATAAGCCCTCTGATTCGGTGAAGGTGTCGAAATCTAAGTCCAGAAAGATTTTAATGGAATCTAGTGATGTTGGTCATACCAAGGATCTATTGTTTCCGCCAATGCCATATGTGTCTGATGATTCCTGTCCAACAGCTGATGTGGGATTTTCATTCCTTACAGAAAGTGGAAATGATTTCAAAGATAGGACCCTGTTAGACCTAAATCCGGTATTTAATGCAGGGAGTGAGGATGTACTCTGTCATGAATATGTTCCCGAATTTATATTGGGACTTGATGATTGGTCGGTGTTTCCAGAGTTCACAGATATCGGGTAG